One Streptomyces umbrinus genomic window, GGACCGGTTCGACAAGGAGATGATCGCCCGCGGCCCGACCCTCACCGGGGACGACGCACCCACCGGCAGCGTGCACATCGTGGACCTGCCGGAACTTGCCGCCGCCCGCGCGTTCGCCTTTGACGAGCCCGGCTACCAGGCCGGTGTGTACCGGGACGTGCTGCTGCGCCGGTGGCGCAACCTGCTGGGGCGCACCATGTGGGACTTCCCCGGTGGCAGGACCGGCGGCAACCGGTACCTGGTGCTCGGCCTTGGCTCGGGGCAGGGCGCCGACCTCGCCGTACCGCAGGACCGGGATGACGAACTCATCGCGTACGGGCCGCTGTTGTCCGACGACGGCACCACCTGGCTGGGTACGGCGGTGCTGCTCCGGGCACCGGACCCGGACACGGCCCGCACCGTCCTGACCCCGGGCCCGTACGCCGGCATCGAGGTCCACAACTGGCAGTTCGGCGGACGGTCGTAGCGAACTGAGCACGCGGCGAAAGGCGTCGAGGCGCACTGGCGCACTCAATCCCCAAAGGGCCCTCGACACAACGGAGTTGGGGCCTCACCATGGTGCCCCATCGGTCCCGTCGACGGATGGGGCACGCCGCACTGGGGGTGGCTGTGGGGTACGAACGATTGCCGCGCGAGTACCGGATGAGACGGTCCCGGATGCATGTGTTCCTCTGGGTGATCGTCGTGGGCACACTGAGTGTGTTGGTGGCCCTGTGGGGCGCCGAGGTACCCGCCTCGTTCAGTTGTCCCATCCTCGCGGCGTGGGTGGCTCTGATGGGGTGGCTCTTCTATGCCACGTTGCACTGTTCGACCATCGCGGACATCAAGGCACTCCATGTACGCGGCATGGTGAAGCGCCGACGGTTGGCATGGGAGGACATCCAGGACATCAGGGCCGAGGTCAACCCGGCATCGGCCATGCAGAGCGGTGCGCCCAACGTGCTCGTGCACGCCTACGGCCGGGACGGCGCCAAGGTGCTGTTGCCGTTCGTCGACGACCTTCATGTGAACGTGGAGCGCGAAGTCGGGCTGCTGCTCGACTCATGGGTGGAACTGCGCGGCGAGGACTGGGCGCCCGACCCGCATGCCGCGGTCCTCATCGACCGACGCGATGCACGTCAGGCGGCCCTCATGATGGGGTTCGCCGCCGTGATGATGGCGTTCATCCCGCTGACCGTGCTGATGCTGCTGCCCCTCTTCGTCGACATGCCGGAGTGGCTGGAGTCGTTCCTGAACCCCTTCACGGTCATGGGGGTGGGAGCGCCCCTGATCTTCGCGCTGACCGCGATCGCCTCGTACCGCAGCCGTCGGCCCAGCGGCTGACGGTCGCGGCCGAGGCCGAGGCCGAGGCCCGCGGTCAGGGCCCGCGGCCAGGGCGCGGGTGCGGGTGCGAGCGGGTGCGAGTGCGGCTACAGCCTCTCGGTCAGAAACGGCAGGACTACGTCGGCCACCTCGTCAGGTACCTCCTCGGCGAGGTCATGGCCGGCGTTGAAGACGTGACCGGTGACGTCATGGGCCATGAACCGCATCTGCGCTTCGTTCCGGTCGCCGATGAACGCCGAGCCTCCGAGCGCCAGCACCGGGATGTCCAGCTTCCGCTGTGATGCCTGCCGGTTCTGCTCTGCATCGACGAGCATCGCGCGGTAGATCGCCAGCATCGCGCGGATGCCGCCGGGCATGGAGTAACACCGCACGTATTCGTCGACCGCGTCAGGGGTGGCGGTGTCGGGGTGGCTGCGCTCGTACTTGATCATGTAGGTGATCAGTTCGCGTTCGTGCCCGGCTATCAGCATCTCGGGTACGTCCGGCTGGAAGTAGAAACCCAGATGCCACAGGTGCATTCCGCTGGAGACGTTCTCGTGGGTGAGTGCGGTGTGGTCCTCGAAGCCGAATCCGGGGAACAACGCCTCGCAGAACACAAGGGCGTTGACGTGATCGCGGTGCCGGGCCGCGAGTTGGTAGCCGATCACCGCTCCCCAGTCCTCCCCCATCACGCTGTAGGACGCGTGTCCGAGGTGGGCCATCAGCTCGGCGATGTCGTCGCTCATCGTCGCGCTGTCGTATCCGTCCGCGGGACGGGCGGAGTCACCAAGGCCACGGAGGTCCGGTACGACGACGGTGTACTGGGCCGTCAGCTTCGGGACGAGGTGCCGCCAGTGGTAGCCCGTCTTGGGCACGCCGTGCAGCAGCACCACCGCCGGCCCGGAACCGGCTGTGCGGTAGTGCAGACTCGTTCCGTTGACGGTGGCACGGCCTGTGCGCACTGGGTTTGCGTGATGGTCGACGATCATACTTCTTCTCAACTTTCCTGAGGGGCTTGGCAGTTCGGGCGCCTGAGAGTGCGTTCTGGTCCTGCCGGACTGTGCCCTGGTGAGGCGATGAGGGCCGGTGTCTGTCTCAGCCGCGTGATCAGCGCGTCTCCGGCGGGCTGTCCTGCCGCTCGGTGACGTCGTGGTCCGGCAGGTCGACGATGAGGCGGCCCGGTCCGTTCGTGCCCGCGGCTGCCGGGCCGACATGACGGCCGGCGGGGCGCAGGCCGACATTGTCCGGGTAGAGGCGGCCGAGCAGTGCCAGGGCAACGAGGTTGTCCTGGCCGGTGGCTTCCAGGGTGACGTCGCCGTCCTGCGTCCACAGCAGACCGGGGGCACGTAGTGCGGTCCACAGGTCGGCGCTCCGGGTGCTGCCGGCAGTCGTGGCGCCTGTGGCGGCGGTCTGGTGGGAGAAGCGGTGGGCGAAGCGGTGGCCGCGCAGTGCCTGGCCGAGGTCGAGGTGTGCGGTGGTGCCGTCGTGGGTCACGGCGATGCGGGCGGTGCGGGTGCCGTCGACGACCGGTCTTACGACTACGCGGCCGGCTACTGGCCCCTGTGCCGCGGTGGCGGGCGGCAGGTGTTCGATGAGCGTGCGGGGTGCGGCGTAGTAGTCCTGCATTTCGGCGACGTACGTGATCGTGTCGTCTGCGGCGGGGCCGGGTCGCCAGGTCAGCAGGTGGCGGGGCGCGGTGAGAGGCGGTGTGCCGACGACTGCTGGCAGGACGGTGCCGCCGCCGTGGTCGAAGCCGTAGCCGGCCGGGCCCGAGGTACCGGTGACCGCATGGCGGGCGAAGTCCACGATGCTGGTGTGCCGGATCTGGCGGACCAGGAGTTCGGTGAGGAAGCTGTCGCGGGCCGACTCGATGTGCCGCAGCCCGGTCGGGGTGACCAGGAGCGGAGCGTCCTGCCAGTTGGTGAAGGGCAGTAGGGCGTCGCGGAGCAGGACCATCTGGTGCAGCCACTCGTTGTAGAGCTGCATCGCGACCGGTCCGCCGCGGCTGCCCAGGAGCAGGTCGGCCGCGCGGTGGGTGAGCAGATGCCCGTCGCAGTGGCTGCGGACCACCATGGGGCCAGCGGGCAGCGGTATCCGATGGGTGAGCAGCCGGTCCAGGGCCGCGGTCGCCCAGGAGGCGATCTCCCGGCCGATCTTCTCGGCCTGCGTGCCCAGTTCGCGGGCTGCCGAAGCGCTGTCGGGGCCTACGGCCAGGGGCAATGAGGTCTCGCGCGTACCGAGGCCGAGCGTCGCGTGGATCTGGTCCTCCAGGACCTCACGGTCGATGCCGTGCAGGGCATCGATGACGCCCTGCAGCAGCGGCTCGGCACCGGTGAAGAACTGACGGGCTCTCATCGTGCGGGTTGCCGGGAAGGTGTTCCACCGGGAGCCGCCGAGGGCGGGTGCGGTCGAGGTCTGCGCGGGGGGCATGGGTCCTCCGATGTGGTCGGTGAGCGGCATGTGCTCTCGTCGGCGTCGGTGACTTCGCGGACGCCGGTACATTTTGTGGATCGTGCGATACAGATTGAAGGCATGAAAAAATCAGCCGAGGGCGGCCAGCGCGACCTCCACGAGGGGTTCCAGGGCACGGACGTCGGGTGTGATCTTCGAGGAGACGAGCAGACCGTTGAGGAAGGTGACCAGGAAGGCGGCCAGGGCCTGCGGGTCGCTGGTCGTCGAGATCTCACCCCGTTCCGCCGCCACACTCAGCACGTCGGCGAGCGCACGCTGACTGGCGTCCTGCACGTCACGCACGGTACGACGGATGGTCGGGTCCCCCGGCAGGCGCTCACAGACGGCATTGACCAGCAGGCAGCCCCGGCCGTCGTGTCCGACCGCGATCCGGACACGCTCGACCAGCATCGTACGGATCGCCGACCGGGCGTCCGCCCCCTCGTCGAGGCTGCGCAGGGCGGCCGCCGCGAGGGTGGCGCGGTAGTGCTCCAGCGCGGCCCGGTACAGGCCGTCCTTGTCTCCGAACGCCGCATACAGGGACCCCTGACCGATCCCGAGATGCCCGGTCAGATCACGTACAGAGGTCGCCTCGTATCCGCGCGTCCAGAACAGCTCCATCGCGCGGCTCACCGCCGCCTCGGTGTCGAACTCCCGGGTCCTTGCCATGCACTCACACTAACCTATCTGGATCGCTCGCTCAAGAAAGTGGTGCGGCGGCCACGACCCACCACGGCGTCCGGCTGCGCGGCGCGTGCCCGCCGAGTCCCTCTTCGCGCTCCCGCGAATGGCGTAACCGTCGTTGGGCCCGCGCTCACCATGATCAATAACCTGACGTCCGGCGCGTGATCTCGCGTCCGTCGGACACAGAAGGCGAGCGACCCTCAGTGAAACTCCCGATGCTGCAGCGCATGGCCTGGCTCACCGCGGCGACGGTCCTGCTGACCACACTCGGCACTGCCCCGGCCGGGGCGGACAGCGCATGGCAGAAGGTGGGCGGCGACGTCCGCAGCGGTGTCAGCGGCCTCGCGTACGAGGGCCGTGCCTCGGACGGATCATGGGTGGACGTGCTGGCCGTGCACGACAACAAAGGGGCCGGGCAGAAGCGTCTCTCCCGGATCACCCACTGGGAGGGCGCCGACGGCATCTCCCCGATCACCTGGGACAGGCCGGAACCCGTCGACCTGGAAGCCATCGAAGCCATCCCCGGGATGCCGGGTGAATACCTGGCGCTCACCAGCCGCGGCATCGTCCACCGCCTGAAGGTCGCCGGCCCCAAGGCGACGGTCGTCGACTACTCACCGCTGCCGGCGATCGGCGAGGGCGACGACTTCGAGAGCTTCGCGCTCGTCGCCCAGAACGGGAAACTCGCCGTCCTGTGGGCGGACCGTGGAGCCGGCGCGGATCGTCCCGCCACGCTCTACGCGGCACCCCTGACGTTCGCTCCGTGGGGTCAGCCGCAGTTCGGCACCGTGACGCGCCGGGCCTACCGGGCCGCGTATCCGACCGGTGACGGCACCCGGCACATCTCCGACATCTCGGTGACGGACTCCGGCCGGATCATTGTGAGTTCGGCGGCCGACGCCGGTGACGACGGCCCGTTCGACTCCGCGGTGAGCGATGCGGGCCGGGTGAGCGTGTCGGCTGCCGGCCGGGTTCGGGTCACGCTCGCGGCCTCCCCGGACGTCCTCGGAACATTCCCCAAGTACAAGATCGAGGCAGTCGAGTGCCTGCCCGGTTCCACCGACGCCCTCCTCGGCACCGACGACGAGAACCTCGGCGGATACGTACGGACCATGCCCTTCTGCGAGGCCTGACCCCGGCCGCCGAACACAACTGCCGCCCGCTCCCGGTGCGATCAGCGAGCCGCAGCAGGCTGCGGGTTCCGTGACGACGCACCGGGAGGAGCGACCCCGTCAGGTCACTTGTGCGTCACCGTGACTCCGTACAGGGCGACCTGTCCGTAGTTCGAGGTGTCGCACGGCGAGGAGTTGTTGCAGTTCGCCTGGGTGTAGGCGCCCGCCTTGTAGTAGCCGCTGCCGAACGCGCCGTCGACGGTGGCCTTGAGGGCGCCGTTGTAGTAGACGTCCACCTTCCCGTCGTGGGCCACGAACTTCCCCTGGAAGCGGGTACCGAGCTGGTAGTTGGAGGTCACCAGCTTGTAGTGGATGGTGTTGTACGAGGTGATGTACAGCGAGGTCCCTTCGAGGCGGAACGAGGTGACGTCGCTCGACGAGTCATGTATCTGCCCCGCCCATCACGTGTGGCTTGGTCTTGGGGAGGTGGGTGATCGCCTGGTCGACGACCATGGTGTGGGTGCCCGACGCGGACGGCCAGCTCTTCGTCGCCGACCCATCGGCGGACATCTCGCGCAACTCCGACCGCGGGTATCCGCTGTTGCTGGTGGTGGCGCCGTTGACCGCGGCCCGCAGCAGGATCGCCTTACATTCCGAAGTGGTCGTGAACCAGGGGGCGTTGTTGTAGGTCTTCAGAGCGGGCTGCTTGATCTCCTGCGGGGAGCCGGAGCTGGTGGGGAGGGGCAGCTGAAGCTTCCAGCCGGTGCTCAGGCCGATGGCCGAGGCCGGTGCGGGACAGGCTGCGGCACCCGAAGAATCGGCCGACGCACTCTGCAACGGGGCCAGCAGGCCGACGGCGAGTGCGGGCGCCGCGAGCAGGCGCAGAGCCCGGCGGTGAGAAGTGGGCGAAGGCGATTGACGTTCCATGAGCGGCTCCTTCATGTCTGGGCCACGACGGGCCCGTGGGGGGACTTGGGCGTACGTGCGGGGAGTACTTGGGGGTACTTGGCCGGCCTGACATGCCCGCGGCTCAGCAGGCGAGTTCTCGTACGATCCCTTCGTCGATGCCGATACCGAGGCCTGGGCCCGACGGCACCTCGGCCACCCCTGCGCGCACCTGGATGGCGGAGCCGGTGGCGTAGGGAGACTGCAGGAACTGCCGGCCGTTGAGGTCGGCGGGGGCGATGAGGTCGTGGGCGGCGAACAGGTGCAGTGACGCGGCGAGGCCGATGTCGGACTCGGTCAGCCCCGAGCCCATCAGCGCCACACCGCAGTCCTCGGCGAGCTGGCACTGGCGCAGTGCCAGGGTGAGCCCGGCGCAGCGCTGCACCTTGGCCACGGCGATGCCGATGGCTCCCCTGCGGACGAACGAGGCGAGGTCGGTGGGGTGCCGCAGGCTCTCGTCCACGGCGATCGGAACCGGGCTGAGGTCACGCAGCCGGCGAAGTCCCTCGATGTCGTTGGCGGGCAGGGGCTGTTCGAGCGCCGCGATGTCGAGCGGTGCGAGCAGCCGGGCGAGGCGGAGCGCGGAGTCCTGGGTGCCGGCCTGGTTGGCGTCGACGATCAGGCGGGCGTCGGGGCGGCCTCACGTACGGCCGCCACTCGGGCGACTTCTCCGGTCTCGTCCTGTCCGGGCACGAGCCCCGTCTTGATCTTGAAGTGGCGATATCCGTGGGCCTGCCCCTCGGCGACCGATTCGGCCAGGGCACCCGCGTCGTCTCCGGTGGCGATCCAGCAGCGGTCGACGGTGTCGTGGCGACGCCTGCCCCACAACTCGCCGAGGCTCACGCCGCGGGAGCGGGCCAGTGCGTCGTGCCAGGCGACGTCCAGGGCGGCACGGGCCAGCGGCATCCCGGTGGACCAGCCGCGCCGGATGGTGCGATCGCAGGCGACCACCAGCCCGTCGAGGTCCCACAGCGGCAGGCCGGTCGCGGCGGGCGCCAGGTAGTGCGTCAGGGTCGAGACGATGGACTCGGTGGTCTCGTACGTCCAGGAGGGGATCGGTGTCGCCTCGCCCCAGCCGGTGCTTCCGTCCGAGGCCGTGACCTTGACGAGCACGCGGATGGGGGGTCGCCCTCGGGCGGTCACGCCGCCGCCCGCGACCGCGAAGTCCCGCAGCGTCGGCAGGGCGACCGTGATCGTCTCCACGCGCTCGACGGTCACGGCGGGTCGCGTGTCGGGTGATCCGGTCAGAACCATAGCGACTTGTCCACTACGTTGATCAACGGCCGCCCGTCGGCGAACCGTTGTGCGTTCTCCGCCAGCACCTCGAACCGGCGCTCAGCGGCGTGCGGCCCGGCTCCGGCCACGTGCGGAGTGATCAGTGCCTTGGGGTGGCGCCAGAGCGGGTGGTCCGGCGGCAGCGGCTCCAGTTCCATGACGTCGAGGGCGGCGCCCCGCAGGCGCCCCGCGTCCAGGGCCGCGACGAGGTCGTCGAGGCGGACGGTGGGGCCGCGGCCCACGTTGATGAGGCAGGCCCCATCTTTCATGGACGCCAGCCGGCCGGCGTCCATCAGCCCCTCCGTCTCAGGGGTGTGGGGCACGGTCAGGATCACCAGGTCCGCCTCGGGAAGCGCGCGATCGAGTTCACCAGGCGGCAGCACCCGGAGGAATCCGGGCGGTGCCGTGGTGACACGGGGGTCGAT contains:
- a CDS encoding alpha/beta fold hydrolase, which gives rise to MIVDHHANPVRTGRATVNGTSLHYRTAGSGPAVVLLHGVPKTGYHWRHLVPKLTAQYTVVVPDLRGLGDSARPADGYDSATMSDDIAELMAHLGHASYSVMGEDWGAVIGYQLAARHRDHVNALVFCEALFPGFGFEDHTALTHENVSSGMHLWHLGFYFQPDVPEMLIAGHERELITYMIKYERSHPDTATPDAVDEYVRCYSMPGGIRAMLAIYRAMLVDAEQNRQASQRKLDIPVLALGGSAFIGDRNEAQMRFMAHDVTGHVFNAGHDLAEEVPDEVADVVLPFLTERL
- a CDS encoding mandelate racemase/muconate lactonizing enzyme family protein; this translates as MIVDANQAGTQDSALRLARLLAPLDIAALEQPLPANDIEGLRRLRDLSPVPIAVDESLRHPTDLASFVRRGAIGIAVAKVQRCAGLTLALRQCQLAEDCGVALMGSGLTESDIGLAASLHLFAAHDLIAPADLNGRQFLQSPYATGSAIQVRAGVAEVPSGPGLGIGIDEGIVRELAC
- a CDS encoding polysaccharide lyase family 7 protein — its product is MERQSPSPTSHRRALRLLAAPALAVGLLAPLQSASADSSGAAACPAPASAIGLSTGWKLQLPLPTSSGSPQEIKQPALKTYNNAPWFTTTSECKAILLRAAVNGATTSNSGYPRSELREMSADGSATKSWPSASGTHTMVVDQAITHLPKTKPHVMGGADT
- a CDS encoding polysaccharide lyase family 7 protein → MHDSSSDVTSFRLEGTSLYITSYNTIHYKLVTSNYQLGTRFQGKFVAHDGKVDVYYNGALKATVDGAFGSGYYKAGAYTQANCNNSSPCDTSNYGQVALYGVTVTHK
- a CDS encoding YciI family protein, whose protein sequence is MEFFCYHRDRPNSVALRHELLEEHWSYMDRFDKEMIARGPTLTGDDAPTGSVHIVDLPELAAARAFAFDEPGYQAGVYRDVLLRRWRNLLGRTMWDFPGGRTGGNRYLVLGLGSGQGADLAVPQDRDDELIAYGPLLSDDGTTWLGTAVLLRAPDPDTARTVLTPGPYAGIEVHNWQFGGRS
- a CDS encoding PH domain-containing protein gives rise to the protein MHVFLWVIVVGTLSVLVALWGAEVPASFSCPILAAWVALMGWLFYATLHCSTIADIKALHVRGMVKRRRLAWEDIQDIRAEVNPASAMQSGAPNVLVHAYGRDGAKVLLPFVDDLHVNVEREVGLLLDSWVELRGEDWAPDPHAAVLIDRRDARQAALMMGFAAVMMAFIPLTVLMLLPLFVDMPEWLESFLNPFTVMGVGAPLIFALTAIASYRSRRPSG
- a CDS encoding TetR/AcrR family transcriptional regulator produces the protein MARTREFDTEAAVSRAMELFWTRGYEATSVRDLTGHLGIGQGSLYAAFGDKDGLYRAALEHYRATLAAAALRSLDEGADARSAIRTMLVERVRIAVGHDGRGCLLVNAVCERLPGDPTIRRTVRDVQDASQRALADVLSVAAERGEISTTSDPQALAAFLVTFLNGLLVSSKITPDVRALEPLVEVALAALG